Proteins encoded by one window of Xanthomonas sp. DAR 80977:
- a CDS encoding S8 family serine peptidase has protein sequence MTTVPSLPRSLLALSLSLALASTAHAQTAPRFSVLDAGVPGQSKVYDGLIVTYRDGSSERRDTAAAAARLDRIMAAPGTANAWSRSYRQSAPALRRVRRLGTGADLVRPSRALSQTQLETLMASLAADPSVAHVEPNLMLKPVRSATQASASAVAAPNDPGFEVQWHLRTPDGHLETLAPDTTGYANRGGIDLLPAWQYGDGNGVVVAVIDTGITAHPDLDTSLANAGYDFISNGFVSGRASDGRVAGGWDTGDWTSEDRFLVANGGCAQEWEQTDSSWHGTHVSGTIAMLTNNGLGMAGIAPKAKILPIRALGHCGGSTADIADAIVWASGGHVDGVPDNQNPAEVINMSLGGSGACSQDTVTAQAIAAAIARGSVVVVAAGNDSADAAASTPASCPGVINVAATGITGGRAFYSNYGNTITLSAPGGGVYPNDASSGTTVRTGLVWSTLNDGAHGPGQPVYAGYSGTSMASPHVAGVAALAISAALNANRPIPTPAQMRDILTQTSNVFPVKPTLRIGAGILNANKAVARAAGVSGGGEEATAVVIGRGTLSKLAASAGQGPLYRVDVPVNARNLQIRTLGGSGQLKLYVRAIRAPSADGSDADYSSVRSGTTQNVQLALPATDSYFIRLLGGSGGYANVSLSVTYSVQ, from the coding sequence ATGACCACCGTCCCGTCGCTTCCCCGCAGCCTGCTGGCCCTGTCGCTGAGCCTGGCGCTCGCCTCCACCGCCCACGCGCAGACCGCGCCGCGCTTCTCCGTGCTCGACGCCGGCGTGCCTGGCCAGTCCAAGGTCTACGACGGCCTGATCGTGACCTACCGCGATGGCAGCAGCGAGCGCCGCGATACCGCCGCGGCCGCCGCCCGGCTCGACAGGATCATGGCCGCTCCCGGCACTGCGAATGCGTGGTCGCGCAGCTACCGGCAAAGCGCGCCCGCGCTGCGCCGGGTGCGCCGGCTCGGCACCGGTGCCGACCTGGTGCGGCCCAGCCGCGCCTTGAGCCAGACCCAGTTGGAAACGCTGATGGCCAGCCTCGCCGCGGATCCGTCGGTGGCGCACGTCGAGCCCAACCTCATGCTCAAGCCGGTACGCAGCGCCACCCAGGCCAGCGCCAGCGCGGTCGCCGCGCCCAACGATCCCGGCTTCGAGGTGCAATGGCACCTGCGCACGCCCGACGGCCACCTGGAAACGCTGGCCCCCGACACGACCGGCTACGCCAACCGCGGCGGTATCGACCTGCTGCCCGCCTGGCAGTACGGCGACGGCAACGGCGTGGTGGTGGCGGTGATCGACACCGGCATCACCGCGCATCCGGACCTGGACACCTCGCTGGCCAATGCCGGCTACGACTTCATCAGCAACGGCTTCGTCTCCGGCCGCGCCAGCGACGGGCGCGTGGCCGGTGGCTGGGACACCGGCGACTGGACCAGCGAGGACAGGTTCCTGGTCGCCAACGGCGGCTGCGCGCAGGAGTGGGAGCAGACCGACAGTTCCTGGCACGGCACCCACGTGTCCGGCACCATCGCCATGCTGACCAATAACGGCCTGGGCATGGCCGGCATCGCGCCGAAGGCCAAGATCCTGCCGATCCGCGCGCTCGGCCATTGCGGCGGCAGCACCGCCGACATCGCCGACGCCATCGTCTGGGCCTCCGGCGGCCACGTCGACGGCGTGCCGGACAACCAGAATCCGGCCGAGGTCATCAACATGAGCCTGGGCGGCAGCGGCGCGTGTTCGCAGGACACCGTGACCGCCCAGGCCATCGCCGCCGCGATCGCGCGCGGCAGCGTGGTGGTGGTGGCGGCCGGCAACGACAGCGCAGACGCGGCGGCGTCCACCCCGGCCAGTTGCCCTGGCGTGATCAACGTGGCGGCCACCGGCATCACCGGCGGCCGCGCCTTCTATTCCAACTACGGCAACACCATCACGCTGTCGGCGCCGGGCGGCGGCGTCTACCCGAACGACGCCTCGAGCGGCACCACGGTGCGCACGGGCCTGGTCTGGTCCACCCTCAACGACGGCGCGCACGGCCCGGGACAACCGGTCTATGCGGGCTACAGCGGCACCTCGATGGCGTCCCCGCACGTGGCCGGCGTGGCCGCGCTGGCGATCAGTGCGGCACTGAACGCCAATCGCCCGATCCCCACCCCGGCGCAGATGCGCGACATCCTGACCCAGACCTCCAACGTGTTTCCGGTCAAGCCGACGCTGCGCATCGGCGCCGGCATCCTCAACGCCAACAAGGCCGTGGCGCGCGCCGCCGGCGTCAGCGGCGGCGGCGAGGAAGCCACTGCGGTGGTCATCGGCCGTGGCACGCTGAGCAAACTGGCGGCCAGCGCCGGGCAGGGACCGCTGTACCGCGTGGACGTGCCGGTCAACGCGCGCAACCTGCAGATCCGCACGCTGGGTGGCAGCGGCCAGCTCAAGCTCTACGTGCGCGCCATCCGCGCGCCCAGCGCCGATGGCAGCGACGCCGACTACAGTTCGGTGCGCAGCGGCACCACGCAGAACGTGCAACTGGCGCTGCCGGCCACGGACAGCTATTTCATCCGCCTGCTCGGCGGCAGCGGCGGCTACGCCAACGTGAGCCTGTCGGTGACCTACTCGGTGCAATGA
- a CDS encoding VOC family protein — protein sequence MQIDRLDHLVLTVADIDASCAFYTRVLGMQVQRFGEGRTALAFGRQKINLHAAGREFEPKARTPTPGSGDLCFLTATPLAQVRDELEAAAVAIEEGPVQRTGATGPILSLYFRDPDGNLIEVSNAL from the coding sequence ATGCAGATCGACCGCCTCGACCACCTGGTCCTCACCGTCGCCGACATCGACGCCAGCTGCGCGTTCTACACGCGCGTGCTCGGCATGCAGGTGCAGCGCTTCGGCGAAGGCCGCACCGCGCTGGCGTTCGGCCGGCAGAAGATCAACCTGCATGCCGCCGGCCGCGAATTCGAGCCGAAGGCGCGTACGCCCACGCCCGGTTCCGGCGACCTGTGTTTCCTCACCGCAACGCCGCTGGCGCAGGTGCGCGACGAGCTGGAGGCGGCGGCGGTCGCCATCGAAGAGGGCCCGGTGCAGCGCACCGGCGCCACCGGCCCGATCCTGTCGCTGTACTTCCGCGATCCGGACGGCAACCTGATCGAGGTCAGCAACGCGCTGTGA
- a CDS encoding MFS transporter, with the protein MTTSSQCPPLQAVDDAPLLRIRLALFLAGFATFSLLYSVQPLLPAFAREFGVDAATSSLPLSLATGGLAIAIFCAGAVSENLGRRGLMFVSIALAALLNLLAACLPHWGALVVVRALSGVALGGVPAVAMVYLAEELPATRLGAATGLYVAGNAFGGMVGRIGMSVLTDHFDWRTALAVFSGIDLLAAVGFVLLLPPSRHFVRRRGINLRFHLQAWGGHLRDRYLPWLFAIPFLAMGVFVSVYNYAGFRLGGPEFGLSQSQLGLIFSAYVFGIVSSSVAGAASDRFGRGPVVLAGIATAALGVALTIAHVLAVVIAGIVLLTIGFFIAHSAASAWVGRLGGRNKGHAASLYLLAYYSGASLIGSLSGAAWQHGGWNALAGCCLLLLGIGLVAAQVLRRGADDSRPYGRFGPHPPRGE; encoded by the coding sequence GTGACCACTTCCAGCCAATGCCCGCCGCTGCAGGCCGTGGACGATGCGCCGCTGTTGCGCATCCGCCTGGCGCTGTTCCTGGCCGGCTTCGCCACCTTCTCGCTGCTGTACAGCGTGCAGCCGTTGCTGCCGGCGTTCGCGCGCGAGTTTGGGGTCGACGCGGCGACCAGTTCGTTGCCGCTGTCGCTGGCCACCGGCGGCCTGGCGATCGCGATCTTCTGCGCCGGCGCGGTGTCGGAGAACCTCGGCCGGCGCGGGCTGATGTTCGTGTCGATCGCGCTGGCGGCCTTGCTCAACCTGCTCGCCGCCTGCCTGCCGCACTGGGGCGCGCTGGTGGTGGTGCGCGCGCTGTCCGGCGTCGCCCTGGGCGGGGTGCCGGCGGTGGCGATGGTATACCTGGCCGAAGAGTTGCCGGCGACCAGGCTCGGCGCGGCCACCGGCCTGTACGTGGCCGGCAACGCGTTCGGCGGCATGGTCGGGCGCATCGGCATGAGCGTGCTCACCGACCATTTCGACTGGCGCACCGCGCTGGCGGTGTTCTCCGGCATCGACCTGCTGGCCGCGGTCGGCTTCGTGCTGCTATTGCCGCCGTCGCGGCATTTCGTGCGCCGCCGCGGCATCAACCTGCGCTTCCACCTGCAGGCCTGGGGCGGGCATCTGCGCGACCGCTACCTGCCGTGGCTGTTCGCGATCCCGTTCCTGGCGATGGGCGTGTTCGTCAGCGTCTACAACTACGCCGGCTTCCGCCTGGGCGGGCCGGAATTCGGGCTCAGCCAGAGCCAGTTGGGACTGATCTTCAGCGCCTACGTGTTCGGCATCGTGTCTTCGTCGGTGGCCGGCGCGGCCTCGGATCGCTTCGGCCGCGGCCCGGTGGTGCTGGCGGGAATCGCCACCGCGGCGCTCGGCGTGGCGCTGACCATCGCGCACGTGCTGGCGGTGGTCATCGCCGGCATCGTGCTGCTGACCATCGGCTTCTTCATCGCGCACTCGGCGGCCAGCGCCTGGGTCGGCCGCCTCGGCGGGCGCAACAAGGGCCATGCCGCGTCGCTGTACCTGCTCGCCTATTACAGCGGCGCCAGCCTGATCGGTTCGCTCAGCGGCGCCGCCTGGCAGCACGGCGGCTGGAATGCGCTGGCCGGTTGCTGCCTGCTGTTGCTGGGCATCGGCCTGGTCGCCGCGCAGGTGCTGCGCCGCGGCGCCGACGACAGCCGGCCCTACGGCCGCTTCGGCCCGCATCCGCCGCGCGGCGAATAG
- a CDS encoding LysR family transcriptional regulator — MELRHLRYFLAVAEAGHFTRAAAQLGIQQPPLSQQIRALEQELGTPLFLRTPRGAELTEAGRAFRVEARRVLADLERAGDAARRAARGESGVLRLGFTASAAFNPIVPTLVRNFRRGWPAVALALEETNTAGLLAALVQGRLDAAFIRYGVVTPPELQLLKFPDEPMKIAVPAAHPLARRRRAPLSALAGEPFILFPRSFGTSLYDEILEACRQSGFELQIKQEAPQMSSIVNLVAAELGVSVVPASTTQVQLPGVRYLDIEGRVPMARLALAALPATAQALPVVRHLWQLAQGHAAGKRG, encoded by the coding sequence ATGGAACTGCGCCATCTGCGCTATTTCCTGGCCGTGGCCGAGGCCGGCCATTTCACCCGCGCCGCGGCGCAGCTGGGCATCCAGCAGCCGCCGCTGAGCCAGCAGATCCGTGCGCTGGAACAGGAACTGGGTACCCCGCTGTTCCTGCGCACCCCGCGCGGCGCCGAGCTCACCGAGGCCGGCCGCGCGTTCCGGGTCGAGGCCCGGCGCGTGCTCGCCGACCTGGAGCGCGCCGGCGACGCCGCCCGCCGCGCCGCACGCGGCGAGAGCGGCGTGCTGCGGCTGGGCTTCACCGCCTCGGCCGCATTCAACCCGATCGTGCCGACGCTGGTGCGCAACTTCCGCCGCGGCTGGCCGGCGGTGGCGCTGGCGCTGGAGGAAACCAACACCGCCGGCCTGCTCGCCGCGCTGGTGCAGGGCCGCCTGGATGCGGCCTTCATCCGCTATGGCGTGGTCACCCCGCCGGAGCTGCAGCTGCTGAAATTTCCCGACGAGCCGATGAAGATCGCGGTGCCGGCCGCGCACCCCCTGGCCAGGCGTCGGCGCGCGCCGCTGTCGGCGCTGGCCGGCGAGCCGTTCATCCTGTTCCCGCGCAGCTTCGGCACCAGCCTGTACGACGAGATCCTGGAGGCCTGCCGCCAATCCGGCTTCGAGCTGCAGATCAAGCAGGAAGCGCCGCAGATGTCGTCGATCGTGAACCTGGTCGCCGCCGAGCTCGGCGTGTCGGTGGTGCCGGCCTCGACCACCCAGGTGCAACTGCCGGGCGTGCGCTACCTGGACATCGAGGGCCGGGTACCGATGGCACGGCTGGCGCTGGCGGCGCTGCCGGCCACCGCGCAGGCGCTGCCGGTGGTGCGCCACCTGTGGCAGCTGGCGCAGGGGCATGCGGCGGGCAAGCGTGGGTAG
- a CDS encoding VOC family protein, translating into MRITHLDLPCRDPAASVAFYRDVLQLPVTGTQVRIGWSRIDLLAAADVGSVHLAFNLPHPRFAAARAWLSRRVPLLRDPLGESRFTLGAAWQSQSAYFAGPDGAVLELIARRPLPVHAVAAGAFSAAELLCVSEVGLPSAQVSAVAAAAQERMGLRPFMPVSDVFAPLGDHEGLLIVVDAQRRWFPEQRQLPFAQGVRVVVEGVHGGQVLRDAAGWEVVSR; encoded by the coding sequence ATGCGCATCACCCATCTCGACCTGCCCTGCCGCGATCCTGCGGCCAGCGTCGCCTTCTATCGCGACGTGCTGCAATTGCCGGTCACGGGCACGCAGGTGCGGATCGGCTGGAGCCGGATCGACCTGCTGGCCGCCGCCGATGTCGGCAGCGTGCATCTGGCCTTCAATCTCCCGCATCCGCGCTTTGCTGCCGCCCGCGCCTGGCTGTCTCGGCGCGTGCCGCTGCTGCGCGATCCGCTGGGCGAATCGCGCTTCACGCTTGGTGCCGCCTGGCAGTCGCAGTCGGCGTACTTCGCCGGGCCCGACGGCGCGGTGCTCGAACTGATCGCACGCAGGCCGTTGCCGGTGCACGCCGTCGCCGCCGGCGCGTTCTCCGCAGCCGAATTGCTGTGCGTCAGCGAGGTCGGATTGCCCAGCGCGCAGGTGTCCGCGGTCGCCGCCGCGGCGCAGGAGCGGATGGGGCTGCGGCCGTTCATGCCGGTGTCCGACGTGTTCGCGCCGCTGGGCGACCACGAAGGCCTGTTGATCGTGGTCGATGCGCAGCGGCGCTGGTTTCCCGAACAACGCCAGCTGCCGTTCGCGCAGGGCGTGCGGGTGGTCGTCGAAGGCGTGCACGGCGGGCAGGTGCTGCGCGATGCGGCGGGATGGGAAGTGGTGTCGCGGTGA
- a CDS encoding thioredoxin family protein: MFTTITVATAEQFADAIAAHPRVLADFNKDNCPGCRMLDKSLERFAESDSAQGVTLLKVKMEDVGEDFFRAQGLRQTPTLMLFRQGEEVARVPGFVPPAKIDEAVRTHLG; encoded by the coding sequence ATGTTCACCACCATCACCGTCGCCACCGCCGAACAGTTCGCCGACGCCATCGCCGCGCATCCGCGCGTGCTGGCCGATTTCAACAAGGACAACTGCCCCGGCTGCCGCATGCTCGACAAATCGCTGGAACGCTTCGCCGAGAGCGACAGCGCGCAGGGCGTGACCTTGCTCAAGGTGAAGATGGAAGACGTGGGCGAGGACTTCTTCCGCGCCCAGGGCCTGCGCCAGACGCCGACCCTGATGCTGTTCCGACAGGGCGAGGAAGTGGCGCGGGTGCCTGGCTTCGTGCCGCCGGCGAAGATCGACGAAGCGGTGCGCACGCATCTGGGTTGA
- a CDS encoding flavodoxin has protein sequence MRLLLAYASLSGNTRDVARRVHAQCEAAGHQVTWIHTDLQTLHGVLGDAAHAAGFDLHLLGSWSDNAGRTPAEMKRYIAELVEATGKAIEVAAFGTGETQWGLEYYCGAVKRIARFFDSAYPLLEIEQMPHGDRDTAAIDAWCAQVLALRAARALPAGAAPVAEVAAAGPASASAAGFASMALPLHGSG, from the coding sequence ATGCGCCTCCTGCTCGCCTACGCTTCGCTCAGCGGCAACACCCGCGACGTCGCCCGCCGCGTGCATGCGCAGTGCGAGGCCGCCGGGCACCAGGTGACCTGGATCCATACCGACCTGCAGACCCTGCACGGCGTGCTCGGCGACGCCGCGCATGCGGCCGGCTTCGACCTGCACCTGCTCGGCAGCTGGAGCGACAACGCCGGGCGCACCCCGGCGGAGATGAAGCGCTACATCGCCGAATTGGTCGAGGCGACCGGCAAGGCGATCGAGGTGGCCGCGTTCGGCACCGGCGAGACGCAGTGGGGGCTGGAGTACTACTGCGGCGCGGTCAAGCGCATCGCGCGCTTCTTCGACAGCGCCTATCCGCTGCTGGAGATCGAGCAGATGCCGCACGGCGACCGCGATACTGCGGCGATCGACGCCTGGTGCGCGCAGGTGCTGGCGTTGCGCGCCGCGCGGGCGCTGCCGGCAGGCGCCGCGCCGGTGGCCGAGGTCGCCGCTGCCGGGCCCGCATCCGCCAGCGCGGCGGGGTTCGCTTCGATGGCGTTGCCGCTGCACGGCAGCGGCTGA
- a CDS encoding ribonucleotide-diphosphate reductase subunit beta: MAIALDRIKILEPMHPNRSTGIINGTTSGILNWNDIPYPSFYRAYKELSTNFWIPDEVDMKGDAKQYGELSAREKNAYDSIIGLLATLDSPQTRFIYNVAEYITDPAAHANAAIIGQQEVIHNESYSYVLASIAGLADQNRVFEIARTHPTIIARNQPIMQAYDDFMREKTAETLLRSLIQSSILEGINFYSGFAYFYNLVRQNRMTGTGKIISFINRDELAHTKFISELIRAIIGENAELQTNELTDYVHQAFEHAIRLETEWSSEVLDGIEGIDVDEMIQYVKYRANKMSGMLGIEKLYTDASDNVMPWIKAYADNFTETKTDFFEMRNASYKKTNSDNGFDDL, from the coding sequence ATGGCCATCGCGCTCGACCGCATCAAGATCCTCGAACCGATGCATCCCAACCGTTCCACCGGGATCATCAACGGCACCACCAGCGGCATCCTCAACTGGAACGACATCCCGTACCCGTCGTTCTATCGGGCCTACAAGGAACTGTCGACCAACTTCTGGATCCCCGACGAGGTGGACATGAAGGGCGACGCCAAGCAGTACGGCGAGCTGTCGGCGCGCGAGAAGAACGCCTACGACTCGATCATCGGCCTGCTGGCCACGCTGGATTCGCCGCAGACGCGCTTCATCTACAACGTCGCCGAATACATCACCGACCCGGCCGCGCACGCCAACGCGGCGATCATCGGCCAGCAGGAAGTGATCCACAACGAGAGCTACTCGTACGTGCTGGCCTCGATCGCCGGACTGGCCGACCAGAACCGCGTGTTCGAGATCGCGCGCACGCACCCGACCATCATCGCGCGCAACCAGCCGATCATGCAGGCCTACGACGACTTCATGCGCGAGAAGACCGCCGAGACGTTGCTGCGTTCGCTGATCCAGTCCTCGATCCTGGAAGGCATCAACTTCTATTCCGGCTTCGCCTACTTCTACAACCTGGTGCGGCAGAACCGCATGACCGGCACCGGCAAGATCATCAGCTTCATCAACCGCGACGAACTGGCCCACACCAAGTTCATCAGCGAGCTGATCCGCGCCATCATCGGCGAGAACGCCGAGCTGCAGACCAACGAGCTGACCGACTACGTGCACCAGGCGTTCGAGCATGCGATCCGGCTGGAGACCGAGTGGTCCTCGGAAGTGCTCGACGGCATCGAGGGCATCGACGTGGACGAGATGATCCAGTACGTGAAGTACCGCGCCAACAAGATGTCCGGCATGCTCGGCATCGAGAAGCTGTACACCGACGCCAGCGACAACGTGATGCCGTGGATCAAGGCCTACGCGGACAACTTCACCGAGACCAAGACCGACTTCTTCGAGATGCGCAACGCCAGCTACAAGAAGACCAACTCGGACAACGGCTTCGATGATCTGTGA
- a CDS encoding ribonucleoside-diphosphate reductase subunit alpha produces the protein MSQTHSLPAAAPLDTADVDPTPAAAAAAQPDAAASEPSNDQRAVTWIVKDGGNRRMAFDRSRLQRTLDRIHAEFPQLDVADYERKAFAFVEKKESLSADDMVDYLIREAESRVDIATPEWEYFAARLYLHRLYKRASKNRFYDAGEKYGSYVGLQESLADRGVYSIDILKNYSKDELAEAGRMIDPERDKLFAYNGLYLLATRYLATDNSRKVYELPQERWLTIALYLMQDEKPRERRMQLVGEAYWALSNLYMTVATPTLANAGKIGGQLSSCFIDTVDDSLQGIYDSNTDVARVSKHGGGVGAYLGYVRSSGSAIRGVKNSSGGVVPWIKQLNNTAVSVDQLGQRKGAIAVYLDIWHRDIEAFLDLRLNNGDQRLRAHDVFTAVCVPDIFMEAVERRGEWYLFDPHEVKEVKGWYLQDFFDEKRGEGSFRARYEEVVADERIGRKVVKAIDMLKRIMVSQLETGNPFMFYRDEVNRMNPNKHQGMVYSSNLCTEILQNMSPTRVIQEMISGDQIVTTKQAGDFVVCNLSSVNLGRAVTAQPDLLSPDVLERLIRVQVRMLDNVIDLNDLPVPQATITNQKYRAIGLGTFGWHHLLAQKGIEWNSKQAEDYCDELYERINYLTIQASLALAKEKGAYKVFKGSDWQNGEYFSKRGYDSAEWQELAAQVSINGVRNAWMIAVAPNMSTAQIAGSTASIDPIYSAFYYEEKKDFRRPVVAPGLTVDTYPYYEKGAYRVDQFASVRQNARRQRHVDQSISFNFYVPSTIRASTLLDLHMTAWREGLKTTYYVRSNDIDISECEWCSS, from the coding sequence ATGAGCCAGACCCACAGCCTGCCGGCCGCAGCCCCCCTCGACACCGCCGACGTCGATCCCACGCCTGCCGCCGCCGCCGCGGCGCAGCCCGATGCGGCCGCCAGCGAGCCGAGCAACGACCAGCGCGCCGTGACCTGGATCGTCAAGGACGGCGGCAACCGCCGCATGGCCTTCGACCGCTCGCGCCTGCAGCGCACCCTGGACCGGATCCATGCCGAGTTCCCGCAGCTGGACGTGGCCGACTACGAGCGCAAGGCGTTCGCCTTCGTCGAGAAGAAGGAAAGCCTGTCGGCCGACGACATGGTCGACTACCTGATCCGCGAGGCCGAGTCGCGCGTGGACATCGCCACGCCGGAGTGGGAGTACTTCGCCGCGCGCCTGTACCTGCACCGCCTGTACAAGCGCGCCAGCAAGAACCGCTTCTACGATGCCGGCGAGAAGTACGGCTCCTACGTCGGCCTGCAGGAAAGCCTGGCCGACCGCGGCGTGTACTCGATCGACATCCTCAAGAACTACTCCAAGGACGAGCTGGCCGAAGCCGGCCGGATGATCGACCCGGAGCGCGACAAGCTGTTCGCCTACAACGGCCTGTACCTGCTGGCCACGCGCTACCTGGCCACCGACAACTCGCGCAAGGTCTACGAGCTGCCGCAGGAGCGCTGGCTGACCATCGCGCTGTACCTGATGCAGGACGAAAAGCCCCGTGAGCGGCGCATGCAGCTGGTCGGCGAGGCCTACTGGGCGCTGTCCAACCTGTACATGACCGTGGCCACGCCGACCCTGGCCAACGCCGGCAAGATCGGCGGGCAGCTGTCGAGCTGCTTCATCGACACCGTCGACGACAGCCTGCAGGGCATCTACGACTCCAACACCGACGTGGCGCGCGTGTCCAAGCACGGCGGCGGCGTCGGCGCCTACCTGGGCTACGTGCGTTCGTCCGGCTCGGCGATCCGCGGGGTCAAGAACTCCAGCGGCGGCGTGGTGCCGTGGATCAAGCAGCTCAACAACACCGCGGTGTCGGTGGACCAGCTCGGCCAGCGCAAGGGCGCCATCGCCGTGTACCTGGACATCTGGCACCGCGACATCGAGGCGTTCCTGGACCTGCGCCTGAACAACGGCGACCAGCGCCTGCGCGCGCACGACGTGTTCACCGCGGTGTGCGTGCCGGACATCTTCATGGAAGCGGTGGAGCGCCGCGGCGAGTGGTACCTGTTCGACCCGCACGAGGTGAAGGAGGTCAAGGGCTGGTACCTGCAGGACTTCTTCGACGAGAAGCGCGGCGAAGGCAGCTTCCGCGCCCGCTACGAGGAAGTGGTGGCCGACGAGCGCATCGGTCGCAAGGTGGTCAAGGCCATCGACATGCTCAAGCGGATCATGGTCAGCCAGCTGGAGACCGGCAACCCGTTCATGTTCTATCGCGACGAAGTCAATCGCATGAACCCGAACAAGCACCAGGGCATGGTCTATTCCAGCAACCTGTGCACCGAGATCCTGCAGAACATGAGCCCGACCCGGGTCATCCAGGAGATGATCAGCGGCGACCAGATCGTGACCACCAAGCAGGCCGGCGACTTCGTCGTGTGCAACCTGTCCTCGGTGAACCTGGGCCGTGCGGTCACCGCGCAGCCGGACCTGCTGTCGCCGGACGTGCTGGAGCGGTTGATCCGGGTGCAGGTGCGCATGCTCGACAACGTCATCGACCTCAACGATCTGCCGGTGCCGCAGGCCACCATCACCAACCAGAAGTACCGCGCGATCGGCCTGGGCACCTTCGGCTGGCACCACCTGCTGGCGCAGAAGGGCATCGAGTGGAATTCCAAACAGGCCGAGGACTACTGCGACGAGCTGTACGAGCGCATCAACTACCTGACCATCCAGGCGAGCCTGGCGCTGGCCAAGGAGAAGGGCGCGTACAAGGTGTTCAAGGGCAGCGACTGGCAGAACGGCGAGTACTTCAGCAAGCGCGGCTACGACAGCGCCGAATGGCAGGAACTGGCCGCGCAGGTCAGCATCAACGGCGTGCGCAACGCGTGGATGATCGCGGTGGCGCCGAACATGAGCACCGCGCAGATCGCCGGCTCCACCGCCTCGATCGACCCGATCTACAGCGCGTTCTACTACGAAGAGAAGAAGGACTTCCGCCGGCCGGTGGTGGCGCCGGGCCTGACCGTGGACACCTACCCGTACTACGAGAAGGGCGCCTACCGGGTCGACCAGTTCGCCAGCGTGCGCCAGAACGCGCGCCGCCAGCGCCACGTCGACCAGTCGATCAGCTTCAACTTCTACGTGCCCAGCACCATCCGTGCCAGCACCCTGCTCGACCTGCACATGACCGCGTGGAGGGAAGGCCTGAAGACCACCTACTACGTGCGCTCCAACGACATCGACATCAGCGAATGCGAGTGGTGCTCGAGCTGA
- a CDS encoding sterol desaturase family protein: MRIWLPLLVLPLLAAVAALEAWAWRRRGRRYDWKAYWASLGDALGRIVLGLLLQGGVVGALLYAVWPLRVATVAMDRPWHWLALFLGQELCYYWMHRADHRVRWFWLTHAVHHSPQQYTLANAYRLGWTGKLTGAAACFAPLAWLGFPVPSVLGALAANLFYQFWLHTELIGRLPRPLEFVFNTPAHHRVHHASNPDYLDCNYGGVLILFDRLFGSFRAELPGVPPRYGLTTPLRSHNPVTIAFHAWPPLLRDLRRARGWRQRLRVLFGPPGAAGSDVAADPPRS; encoded by the coding sequence ATGCGCATCTGGTTGCCACTGCTGGTGTTGCCATTGCTGGCGGCGGTCGCCGCGCTGGAAGCCTGGGCCTGGCGCAGGCGCGGCCGCCGCTACGACTGGAAGGCCTACTGGGCCTCGCTCGGCGATGCGCTCGGCCGCATCGTGCTGGGCCTGCTGCTGCAGGGCGGGGTGGTCGGCGCGCTGTTGTACGCGGTCTGGCCGCTGCGGGTGGCGACGGTCGCGATGGACCGGCCCTGGCACTGGCTGGCGCTGTTCCTGGGCCAGGAGCTTTGCTACTACTGGATGCACCGCGCCGATCACCGGGTGCGCTGGTTCTGGCTCACTCATGCGGTGCATCACTCGCCGCAGCAGTACACGCTGGCCAACGCCTACCGGCTGGGCTGGACCGGCAAGCTCACCGGCGCGGCGGCGTGCTTCGCGCCGCTGGCGTGGCTGGGCTTTCCGGTACCGTCCGTGCTCGGCGCGCTGGCGGCGAACCTGTTCTACCAGTTCTGGCTGCATACCGAACTGATCGGGCGCCTGCCGCGGCCGCTCGAGTTCGTGTTCAACACCCCGGCGCACCACCGTGTGCACCACGCCAGCAATCCCGACTACCTGGACTGCAACTACGGCGGGGTGCTGATCCTGTTCGACCGGCTGTTCGGCAGCTTCCGCGCCGAACTGCCCGGGGTGCCGCCCCGCTACGGGCTGACGACCCCGCTGCGCAGCCACAACCCGGTGACCATCGCGTTCCATGCCTGGCCGCCGCTGCTGCGCGACCTGCGCCGCGCCCGCGGCTGGCGGCAGCGCCTGCGGGTGCTGTTCGGTCCGCCCGGCGCGGCAGGGTCCGACGTTGCGGCCGATCCCCCGCGCAGTTAG